From Streptosporangium album, the proteins below share one genomic window:
- a CDS encoding ABC transporter ATP-binding protein — protein sequence MAETASWRLLLASIRPHRRALLTGGILSLVGSLAGLSMPFLAKVVIDAFGEQRSLVGPVLGLTAAVLVGAGVGALGRYVLERMGEGVVFSARRSLVDRMLRLRVSEVDRLKPGDLLSRVTSDTTLLRAVFTDGVVEMVSAAFMLVGAAVMMALMDGLLLLITLAVLALVGSLVGLVMPRIRRASTQAQVAVGEMGAVLDRVLQAFRTVKASGAEDREIAAVAEAAREARDRGIAVAWWTSIAGISAWVSAQLAFVAVLGVGGARVASGALEVSSLIAFLLYLFYLVAPVGQLIQGVTQMQNGLAAVKRIREIEELPAEEAEKADGAVGAAPAGVSFEGVAFRYGDDRPVVHHDVSFTVPAGGMTALVGPSGAGKSTVFALLERFYEQQAGTITVDGRDIRQWPLGELRASLGYVEQDAPVLDGSLRENLVFAAPGVSESDIGRVLALTRLEDLVARLPDGLETKVGHRGIMLSGGERQRVAIARALLRRPRLLLLDEATSQLDAVNELRLREVIAEVAKETTVLVIAHRLSTVTSADRIVVMEAGRVRAVGTHGELLDDDDLYRELAATQFLLRT from the coding sequence TTGGCCGAGACCGCCTCCTGGCGACTCCTGCTCGCCTCCATCCGCCCCCATCGGCGGGCCCTGCTCACCGGTGGGATTCTCAGCCTCGTCGGCTCGCTGGCCGGGCTGTCCATGCCGTTCCTGGCCAAGGTGGTCATCGACGCCTTCGGCGAGCAGCGTTCCCTGGTCGGACCGGTGCTCGGCCTGACCGCCGCCGTGCTGGTGGGGGCCGGAGTCGGCGCGCTCGGCAGATACGTGCTGGAGCGCATGGGCGAAGGCGTCGTGTTCTCCGCCCGGCGCAGCCTGGTGGACCGGATGCTGCGGCTGAGGGTGTCGGAGGTGGACCGGCTCAAGCCGGGGGACCTGCTGTCGCGGGTGACCTCCGACACCACCCTGCTCCGGGCGGTGTTCACCGACGGTGTCGTCGAGATGGTCAGCGCGGCGTTCATGCTGGTCGGCGCTGCGGTGATGATGGCGCTCATGGACGGGCTGCTGCTGCTCATCACGCTGGCGGTCCTGGCCCTGGTCGGCTCGCTCGTGGGCCTGGTCATGCCGCGTATCCGGCGGGCCTCGACGCAGGCGCAGGTCGCGGTGGGCGAGATGGGGGCGGTGCTCGACCGGGTGCTGCAGGCCTTCCGCACCGTCAAGGCCAGCGGCGCCGAGGACCGCGAGATCGCCGCGGTCGCCGAGGCGGCCCGGGAGGCACGGGACCGGGGCATCGCGGTCGCCTGGTGGACCTCCATCGCCGGAATCTCCGCGTGGGTCTCCGCGCAGCTCGCCTTCGTCGCCGTGCTGGGCGTGGGCGGCGCGCGGGTCGCGTCCGGCGCGCTGGAGGTGTCCTCGCTGATCGCCTTCCTGCTCTACCTGTTCTACCTGGTCGCCCCGGTCGGTCAGCTGATCCAGGGCGTCACCCAGATGCAGAACGGTCTGGCGGCGGTGAAGCGGATCCGCGAGATCGAGGAGCTCCCGGCGGAGGAGGCCGAGAAGGCGGACGGGGCGGTCGGCGCGGCTCCCGCGGGGGTGAGCTTCGAGGGCGTCGCGTTCCGGTACGGCGACGATCGGCCGGTGGTCCATCACGACGTCTCCTTCACGGTCCCGGCAGGCGGCATGACCGCGCTCGTCGGTCCGTCGGGGGCGGGCAAGTCCACGGTGTTCGCCCTGCTCGAACGGTTCTACGAGCAGCAGGCCGGGACGATCACGGTCGACGGGCGCGACATCAGACAGTGGCCGCTGGGCGAGTTGCGGGCCTCCCTCGGCTATGTCGAGCAGGACGCGCCGGTGCTGGACGGCTCGCTCCGGGAGAACCTGGTCTTCGCCGCGCCGGGCGTGAGCGAGTCCGACATCGGCAGAGTGCTCGCGCTGACCCGGCTGGAGGACCTGGTCGCCCGGCTCCCCGACGGGCTGGAGACCAAGGTCGGCCATCGCGGGATCATGCTCTCCGGCGGGGAGCGCCAGCGGGTCGCCATCGCGCGCGCCCTGCTGCGGCGGCCGCGGCTGCTCCTGCTCGACGAGGCCACCTCCCAGCTCGACGCGGTCAACGAGCTACGGCTCCGCGAGGTGATCGCCGAAGTGGCGAAGGAGACGACCGTGCTGGTGATCGCCCATCGCCTGTCCACGGTGACCAGCGCCGACCGGATCGTGGTGATGGAGGCGGGCCGGGTCCGGGCTGTGGGCACCCACGGCGAGTTGCTGGACGACGACGATCTCTACCGCGAACTCGCCGCCACCCAGTTCCTCTTGAGGACGTAG
- the hutU gene encoding urocanate hydratase, translating into MTGSRIVRAPRGTTLTAKGWPQEAALRMIQNNLDPEVAEHPEQLVVYGGSGKAARDWRSFDAITRTLTTLEGDETLLVQSGRPVGVFRTHEWAPRVLIANSNLVPDWANWEEFRRLEAAGLTMYGQMTAGSWIYIGTQGILQGTYETFAAVAAKRFGGSLAGTITLTAGLGGMGGAQPLAVTMNDGVAICVDCDPRSIERRIEHRYLDVRADNLDEALRLAYEARDQRRPLSIGVEANAAEAVPELLRRGAEIDIVTDQTSAHDPLMYLPVGVAFEDMAAEREKDPAGFTRKAREAMARHVEAMVGFQDAGAEVFDYGNSIRGEAQLAGYSRAFDFPGFVPAYIRPLFCEGRGPFRWAALSGSAQDIAKTDRAILELFPDNEPLARWIRMAQERVHFQGLPARICWLGYGERHLAGERFNDMVASGEIEAPLVIGRDHLDCGSVASPYRETEGMADGSDAIADWPLLNAMLNVASGAAWVSIHHGGGVGIGRSIHAGQVTVADGTRLGAEKLNRVLTNDPGTGVIRHVDAGYDEAVTVAEERGVRIPMRES; encoded by the coding sequence ATGACCGGCAGCCGGATTGTGCGCGCGCCGCGCGGCACCACGCTCACCGCCAAGGGATGGCCGCAGGAGGCGGCACTCCGCATGATCCAGAACAACCTGGATCCCGAGGTGGCCGAGCATCCTGAACAGCTCGTCGTCTACGGCGGTTCGGGCAAGGCCGCCCGTGACTGGCGTTCCTTCGACGCGATCACCCGCACCCTGACCACGCTGGAGGGTGACGAGACGCTGCTGGTGCAGTCCGGCCGCCCTGTCGGGGTGTTCCGCACGCACGAGTGGGCGCCCCGGGTCCTTATCGCCAACTCCAACCTCGTGCCCGACTGGGCCAACTGGGAGGAGTTCCGCCGTCTGGAGGCCGCGGGCCTGACCATGTACGGGCAGATGACGGCCGGGTCCTGGATCTACATCGGCACCCAGGGCATCCTGCAGGGGACCTACGAGACCTTCGCGGCCGTCGCCGCCAAACGGTTCGGAGGCTCGCTGGCCGGGACGATCACTCTCACCGCCGGGCTCGGCGGCATGGGCGGCGCCCAGCCGCTCGCCGTGACCATGAACGACGGCGTGGCGATCTGCGTCGACTGCGACCCCAGGTCGATCGAACGCCGGATCGAGCACCGCTATCTGGACGTGCGGGCCGACAACCTCGATGAGGCGCTGCGCCTGGCCTACGAGGCCCGCGACCAGCGCAGGCCGCTGAGCATCGGCGTCGAGGCCAACGCCGCCGAGGCGGTGCCCGAACTGCTCCGCCGGGGTGCGGAGATCGACATCGTCACCGACCAGACCTCCGCGCACGACCCGCTGATGTACCTGCCGGTCGGAGTGGCCTTCGAGGACATGGCCGCCGAGCGGGAGAAGGACCCGGCCGGCTTCACCCGGAAGGCGCGGGAGGCCATGGCCAGGCACGTCGAGGCCATGGTCGGATTCCAGGACGCGGGCGCCGAGGTCTTCGACTACGGCAACTCGATCCGGGGCGAGGCGCAGCTCGCCGGCTACAGCCGGGCCTTTGACTTCCCCGGCTTCGTGCCCGCCTACATCCGGCCGCTGTTCTGCGAGGGCAGGGGGCCGTTCCGCTGGGCGGCGCTGTCCGGATCCGCCCAGGACATCGCCAAGACCGACCGGGCCATCCTGGAACTGTTCCCGGACAACGAGCCGCTGGCCCGATGGATCCGGATGGCCCAGGAGCGGGTCCACTTCCAGGGGCTGCCCGCCCGGATCTGCTGGCTCGGGTACGGCGAGCGCCATCTGGCCGGTGAGCGGTTCAACGACATGGTGGCCTCCGGAGAGATCGAGGCCCCGCTGGTGATCGGCCGTGACCACCTCGACTGCGGCTCGGTCGCCTCACCGTACCGGGAGACCGAGGGCATGGCCGACGGCTCCGACGCGATCGCCGACTGGCCGCTGCTGAACGCCATGCTCAACGTGGCCTCCGGCGCAGCCTGGGTCTCCATCCACCACGGCGGAGGCGTCGGCATCGGCCGCTCCATCCACGCCGGCCAGGTCACCGTCGCCGACGGGACCAGGCTCGGCGCCGAGAAGCTCAACAGGGTGCTCACCAACGACCCCGGCACGGGGGTGATCCGCCACGTCGACGCGGGCTACGACGAGGCCGTCACCGTCGCGGAGGAGCGCGGCGTCCGCATCCCGATGCGCGAGTCCTGA
- a CDS encoding MurR/RpiR family transcriptional regulator translates to MGDILDQLLGDRRLSPVQRRIARYLDDHLAEAIFLSSVELADRAGVSQPSVTRFAVVLGFAGYPELRQALRPFVLGERNPSRANDLQTAIDVEIENLRNVRDGLADPSSIVELGARLAGCEPLPVLGLRVSSGLATTFAYFARRIHPDVRLLTHGGSELADGLHAARRAGAGWLVAVVLPRYPAEAVAALKSAGELGLRTAVITDRPDVPFEADVILDAPVGERLVFDSHAAPLALAMVLVEAMADATPLRTQARLEEYERMTDQAGVFADQPAGCLRERTE, encoded by the coding sequence GTGGGTGACATACTCGACCAGCTTCTCGGGGATCGCCGGCTGTCGCCTGTGCAGCGGAGGATCGCGCGCTACCTCGACGACCACCTGGCCGAGGCCATCTTCCTGTCCAGCGTGGAGCTGGCCGACCGGGCCGGGGTGAGCCAGCCGTCGGTGACCAGGTTCGCCGTGGTGCTCGGGTTCGCGGGCTATCCCGAGCTGCGGCAGGCTCTGCGGCCCTTCGTGCTGGGTGAGCGGAACCCGTCGCGGGCCAACGACCTGCAGACCGCGATCGACGTGGAGATCGAGAACCTGCGGAACGTGCGGGACGGGCTGGCCGACCCGTCGTCCATCGTCGAGCTGGGCGCCCGGCTGGCCGGGTGTGAGCCGCTGCCGGTGCTCGGGCTGCGGGTCTCCAGTGGGCTGGCCACCACGTTCGCCTATTTCGCCCGCCGGATCCACCCCGACGTCCGCCTGCTGACCCACGGCGGCTCGGAGCTGGCCGACGGCCTGCACGCGGCGCGGCGGGCGGGAGCGGGCTGGCTGGTCGCGGTGGTCCTGCCCCGTTACCCGGCCGAGGCCGTGGCCGCTCTGAAGAGCGCCGGTGAGCTGGGTCTGCGGACCGCGGTGATCACCGACCGGCCGGACGTGCCGTTCGAGGCCGACGTGATCCTGGACGCCCCGGTCGGTGAGCGGCTGGTGTTCGACTCGCACGCGGCGCCGCTCGCCCTGGCCATGGTGCTGGTGGAGGCCATGGCGGACGCGACGCCGCTGCGGACGCAGGCCCGGCTGGAGGAGTACGAACGGATGACCGACCAGGCAGGGGTCTTCGCCGACCAGCCGGCCGGCTGCCTCAGGGAGCGGACCGAGTAG
- a CDS encoding ABC transporter permease translates to MFRHTMLFLGYELGNVRRNPVWPLFGIMQPVLYLLLFAPLLTGMTAGGTLVDALRIFTPGAMMMIALFGSLFTGFGMINETRNGVLERLAVSQAWRPAIILGRVLKDMLVLVLQAILVMGVAVLMGLRLGPAEIGLMLLLMAATGLFAASLSYGLALAIRDENGMSQLVQLFALPLTLLAGMMLPVSLGPQWLQTVARFNPLYYSVEAGRSLFAGDLSAGTIPVAFGLFIVLGALTLTWSVRSLRHLAG, encoded by the coding sequence ATGTTCCGTCACACCATGCTGTTTCTCGGCTACGAGCTCGGCAACGTCCGCCGCAACCCGGTCTGGCCGCTGTTCGGGATCATGCAGCCCGTGCTCTACCTTCTGTTGTTCGCCCCGCTGCTGACCGGCATGACGGCCGGCGGGACGCTGGTCGACGCGCTGAGGATCTTCACCCCCGGCGCGATGATGATGATCGCTCTGTTCGGCTCGCTGTTCACCGGCTTCGGCATGATCAACGAGACCCGCAACGGCGTGCTGGAGCGCCTGGCGGTCAGCCAGGCCTGGCGCCCGGCGATCATCCTCGGCCGCGTGCTGAAGGACATGCTCGTGCTGGTCCTGCAGGCGATCCTGGTGATGGGCGTGGCCGTGCTGATGGGCCTGCGGCTCGGCCCTGCCGAGATCGGGCTCATGCTGCTGCTCATGGCCGCCACCGGTCTGTTCGCCGCCAGCCTCTCCTACGGCCTGGCCCTGGCGATCCGCGACGAGAACGGCATGTCGCAGCTCGTCCAGCTCTTCGCCCTGCCGCTGACCCTGCTCGCCGGCATGATGCTGCCGGTCTCCCTCGGACCGCAGTGGCTGCAGACGGTGGCCAGGTTCAATCCGCTCTACTACTCGGTCGAGGCCGGTCGCTCCCTGTTCGCGGGGGATCTCTCCGCCGGCACGATCCCGGTGGCCTTCGGCCTGTTCATCGTGCTCGGCGCGCTGACTCTCACCTGGTCGGTGCGCTCCCTGAGGCACCTGGCCGGTTAG
- a CDS encoding ATP-binding cassette domain-containing protein, translating into MIIEAHGLRKTFTARRGRGKSEEVEAVRGIDLEVGEGEIFAALGPNGAGKTTTVRMLATFTAPTAGTARVAGHDVVKEAAKVREKIGYVSQAGGVDDNAPGRESLLLAARIAGLSRSQANTRADELLETFSLTEIANRPAKTLSGGQKRRFSLAVGLVNRPPLVFLDEPTTGLDPQNRANLWDEVRALRDAGTSVLLTTHYLDEADALCDRLVIIDHGLIVAEGTPEKLKKEVAGDVVTLRLDDLAAGRELLGAQPYIKETQTEGETLRAYLDDGEHNLPALLRALEVGGLAIRSISLDRATLDDVFLRHTGRSLRDAA; encoded by the coding sequence ATGATCATCGAAGCGCACGGGCTGCGCAAGACCTTCACCGCCAGACGCGGGCGAGGCAAGTCCGAGGAGGTCGAGGCCGTCCGAGGCATCGACCTGGAGGTCGGCGAGGGCGAGATCTTCGCCGCTCTCGGCCCGAACGGCGCGGGCAAAACCACCACCGTCCGGATGCTGGCCACCTTCACCGCCCCCACCGCCGGCACCGCACGGGTGGCCGGGCACGACGTGGTGAAGGAGGCCGCGAAGGTCCGGGAGAAGATCGGTTACGTCAGCCAGGCCGGCGGCGTGGACGACAACGCCCCCGGCCGCGAGAGCCTGCTCCTGGCCGCGCGCATCGCGGGGCTCTCCCGGAGCCAGGCGAACACCCGCGCGGACGAACTGCTGGAGACCTTCAGCCTGACCGAGATCGCGAACCGTCCGGCGAAGACGCTCTCCGGCGGGCAGAAGCGGCGGTTCTCCCTCGCCGTCGGCCTGGTGAACCGGCCCCCGCTGGTCTTCCTGGACGAACCCACCACCGGCCTGGACCCGCAGAACCGCGCCAACCTGTGGGACGAGGTCCGTGCCCTGCGCGACGCCGGCACCAGCGTGCTGCTGACCACCCACTATCTGGACGAGGCCGACGCGCTATGCGACCGGCTCGTCATCATCGACCACGGCCTGATCGTCGCCGAGGGCACCCCGGAGAAGCTCAAGAAGGAGGTCGCGGGCGACGTCGTCACACTCAGACTCGACGACCTGGCCGCCGGCCGGGAGCTCCTCGGCGCGCAGCCGTACATCAAGGAGACCCAGACGGAAGGCGAGACACTGCGCGCCTACCTCGACGACGGCGAGCACAATCTGCCCGCCCTGCTCCGCGCCCTGGAGGTCGGCGGCCTGGCGATCCGGTCGATCTCCCTCGACCGGGCCACGCTCGACGACGTCTTCCTGCGGCACACCGGCCGCTCCCTCCGCGACGCCGCCTGA
- a CDS encoding PadR family transcriptional regulator, whose translation MSSTRVLLLGVLLDGPLHGYEVRRRLELMGTHHWANVAYGSIYHGLGKMADEDLLERVEEGKGGKTVYAITEIGRSEFSRLLLSNWWEIKPIVDPFQVAITFMDRMSPAELISAMEARAAQLRFSVDMTRRAMGGKQAYGAPRHIDECLRLNLLQLQAQLTWVGETIEKVRNGELP comes from the coding sequence ATGTCCTCCACTCGCGTCCTGCTGCTCGGCGTGCTGCTCGACGGCCCGCTGCACGGCTACGAGGTACGGCGCCGCCTCGAACTCATGGGCACCCACCACTGGGCCAACGTGGCCTACGGCTCGATCTACCACGGCCTGGGCAAGATGGCCGACGAGGACCTGCTGGAACGGGTGGAGGAGGGCAAGGGCGGCAAGACCGTCTACGCGATCACCGAGATCGGCCGGTCGGAGTTCTCTCGGCTCCTGCTGAGCAACTGGTGGGAGATCAAGCCGATCGTCGACCCGTTCCAGGTGGCGATCACCTTCATGGACCGGATGTCACCCGCCGAGCTGATCTCGGCGATGGAGGCAAGGGCCGCCCAGCTCAGGTTCTCCGTCGACATGACCCGGCGCGCGATGGGCGGCAAGCAGGCCTACGGCGCCCCCCGGCACATCGACGAGTGCCTGCGGCTCAACCTCCTCCAACTCCAGGCCCAGCTGACCTGGGTGGGCGAGACCATCGAGAAGGTCAGAAACGGCGAACTGCCGTGA
- a CDS encoding SDR family oxidoreductase, translating into MSQRPTALVTGASRGVGAAVAHALAPTHDLLLGGRDAEALAKMCADLPDARPWPVELTAVTEADVAGIDRLDVLVHSAGVATLGRIAESPAEVWRRTMEVNVIAVAELTRLLLPALRAAYGQVVLINSGAGQRANPGWGSYAASKFALRAFADAFRLEEPDLRVTTVYPGRVDTDMQRGVRAQESGIYEPEKYLAPESVARAVVAAVTASPDAHITDITVRPTAGPVR; encoded by the coding sequence ATGTCCCAACGTCCGACCGCACTGGTCACCGGAGCCTCCCGAGGGGTCGGCGCCGCCGTCGCGCACGCCCTGGCCCCCACCCACGACCTGCTGCTCGGCGGCCGGGACGCCGAGGCGCTGGCCAAGATGTGCGCCGACCTGCCGGACGCGCGGCCCTGGCCGGTGGAGCTCACCGCGGTCACCGAGGCCGACGTCGCCGGGATCGACCGGCTCGACGTGCTGGTGCACAGCGCCGGTGTGGCGACCCTGGGGCGGATCGCCGAGAGCCCCGCCGAGGTCTGGCGGCGGACCATGGAGGTCAACGTGATCGCGGTGGCCGAGCTGACCCGGCTGCTGCTGCCCGCGCTGCGCGCGGCCTACGGCCAGGTGGTGCTGATCAACTCGGGGGCCGGGCAGCGGGCCAACCCGGGCTGGGGCTCCTACGCGGCCAGCAAGTTCGCGCTGCGCGCCTTCGCCGACGCGTTCCGGCTGGAGGAGCCCGATCTCCGGGTGACCACGGTCTACCCGGGACGGGTGGACACCGACATGCAGCGCGGTGTGCGGGCCCAGGAGAGCGGGATCTACGAGCCGGAGAAATACCTGGCCCCCGAGTCGGTGGCCAGGGCGGTGGTCGCCGCCGTGACGGCCTCACCCGACGCCCACATCACCGACATCACCGTCCGCCCGACGGCGGGGCCCGTGCGCTGA
- a CDS encoding allantoate amidohydrolase, translated as MWGAIAHLGRDARTRGYLRDAWSSADLELREWFRQEAARRSLDLREDRNGNLWAWWGDPSGRPGVVTGSHLDSVRHGGAFDGPLGVVSAFAAVDALRARGFEPARPLGVACFTDEEGARFGVPCMGSRLLTGALDADRARGLTDDAGDSMAEVLRRAGRDPGELGRDDETLGQVGVFVELHVEQGQELVHREAPVGVAAAIWPHGRWRFDFHGQANHAGTTRLEDRDDPMLPFARTVLHARQAAQREGVVATFGKVRVSPNNANAIPGLVSAWLDARGGDEDAVRDLVFELADFSGAEVSAESWTPVVDFDEALTGRIASLLGGVPVLPTGAGHDAGIIASAGVPSAMVFVRNPTGISHSPDEHAEVSDCHAGVAALTTTLEELCRS; from the coding sequence ATGTGGGGTGCCATCGCGCACCTCGGACGTGATGCCCGGACCCGGGGCTACCTGCGTGACGCGTGGTCGTCCGCCGATCTGGAACTGCGGGAGTGGTTCCGTCAGGAGGCCGCCAGACGGAGCCTCGACCTGAGAGAGGACCGCAACGGCAACCTGTGGGCCTGGTGGGGAGACCCGTCGGGCAGACCGGGCGTCGTCACGGGCAGCCATCTCGACTCGGTGCGCCACGGCGGCGCCTTCGACGGGCCGCTCGGCGTCGTGTCCGCCTTCGCCGCCGTCGACGCGCTGCGGGCCAGGGGCTTCGAACCCGCCCGCCCGCTGGGGGTGGCCTGTTTCACCGACGAGGAGGGTGCCAGGTTCGGCGTCCCCTGCATGGGCTCCCGGCTGCTCACCGGCGCTCTCGACGCCGACCGGGCACGTGGCCTGACCGACGACGCGGGCGACTCGATGGCCGAGGTGCTGCGCCGGGCCGGACGCGACCCGGGCGAGCTCGGCCGCGACGACGAGACCCTCGGCCAGGTCGGCGTCTTCGTGGAGCTCCACGTCGAACAGGGCCAGGAGCTGGTCCACCGGGAGGCGCCCGTCGGCGTGGCCGCGGCCATCTGGCCGCACGGCCGCTGGCGCTTCGACTTCCACGGCCAGGCCAACCACGCGGGCACCACCCGGCTGGAAGACCGCGACGACCCGATGCTGCCCTTCGCCCGGACCGTGCTGCACGCCCGCCAGGCCGCCCAGCGGGAGGGGGTGGTGGCCACCTTCGGCAAGGTCCGCGTGTCGCCCAACAACGCCAACGCCATTCCGGGGCTGGTCAGCGCCTGGCTGGACGCCCGGGGCGGCGACGAGGACGCCGTCCGGGACCTGGTCTTCGAGCTGGCCGACTTCTCCGGGGCCGAGGTCAGCGCCGAATCGTGGACCCCCGTCGTCGACTTCGACGAGGCCCTCACGGGACGGATCGCCTCGCTCCTGGGGGGCGTTCCGGTCCTGCCGACCGGGGCCGGACACGACGCCGGAATCATCGCCTCCGCGGGTGTGCCCAGCGCGATGGTGTTCGTTCGCAATCCAACGGGAATCTCTCACTCCCCGGACGAACACGCCGAGGTGTCTGACTGCCACGCGGGCGTCGCCGCCCTCACGACCACTCTGGAGGAGCTGTGCCGGAGCTGA
- a CDS encoding formimidoylglutamate deiminase yields the protein MPELNYWCELAWLPPGEVVAGVLVRVEGSRIAEITPGMADPPAGAVRLDGLTVPGLANAHSHAFHRAMRGVTQREKGSFWTWREQMYGVAATLNPDSYLKLARATFAEMALAGITAVGEFHYLHHGPGGTPYDDPNVMGHALIQAARDAGLRIALLDACYLSGGFGTPLGGTQLRFGDGDADRWAVRVEALADAYRGVEDVEIGVAVHSVRAVPCEQMPTVSRFSQHHAFPMHVHVSEQRAENAACVEMHAAGPVRVLSEHDVLGPRSTAVHATHVSDSDIALLGQSGTHVCMCPTTERDLADGIGPARAMSEAGSPITLGSDSHAVVDLFEEARAVELNERLATEQRGHWTAAELLQAATAAGHASLGFPDAGMLVPGAWADLVSVRLDSVRTAGASHSGAPEMVVFAATAADVHSVVSGGNRVVAEGRHTLGNVGALLGEAIAEARGEKE from the coding sequence GTGCCGGAGCTGAACTACTGGTGTGAGCTCGCCTGGCTCCCGCCCGGCGAGGTCGTCGCGGGGGTGCTCGTCCGGGTTGAGGGCTCCCGGATCGCGGAGATCACCCCCGGTATGGCCGACCCGCCCGCGGGAGCCGTCCGGCTCGACGGGCTGACCGTCCCCGGACTGGCCAACGCGCACTCCCACGCCTTCCACCGGGCCATGCGGGGGGTGACGCAGCGGGAGAAGGGCAGCTTCTGGACCTGGCGTGAGCAGATGTACGGTGTGGCCGCGACGCTGAACCCCGACTCCTACCTCAAGCTGGCCAGGGCCACGTTCGCAGAGATGGCGCTGGCCGGGATCACCGCCGTCGGGGAGTTCCACTACCTGCACCACGGGCCGGGCGGCACACCGTACGACGACCCGAACGTCATGGGCCACGCGCTCATCCAGGCCGCGCGGGACGCCGGGCTGCGCATCGCCCTGCTGGACGCCTGCTACCTGAGCGGCGGCTTCGGCACCCCGCTGGGAGGCACCCAGCTCCGCTTCGGAGACGGTGACGCCGACAGGTGGGCCGTGCGGGTAGAGGCCCTCGCCGACGCCTACCGGGGGGTCGAGGACGTGGAGATCGGTGTGGCCGTCCATTCGGTCCGCGCGGTCCCCTGCGAGCAGATGCCCACAGTCAGCAGGTTCTCCCAGCACCACGCGTTTCCGATGCACGTCCACGTGTCCGAGCAGCGCGCGGAGAACGCCGCCTGCGTGGAGATGCACGCCGCAGGCCCGGTCCGGGTGCTGAGCGAGCACGACGTGCTCGGTCCCCGCTCCACCGCGGTGCACGCCACGCACGTGTCCGACTCCGACATCGCGCTGCTCGGCCAGTCGGGCACCCACGTCTGCATGTGCCCGACGACCGAGCGTGACCTGGCCGACGGCATCGGCCCGGCCAGGGCGATGTCCGAGGCGGGTTCGCCGATCACCCTCGGTTCCGACAGCCACGCGGTCGTCGACCTGTTCGAGGAGGCCCGCGCGGTCGAGTTGAACGAGCGGCTGGCCACCGAGCAGCGCGGCCACTGGACGGCCGCCGAGCTGCTCCAGGCCGCGACCGCCGCCGGGCACGCCTCCCTGGGATTTCCCGACGCGGGCATGCTCGTACCGGGCGCGTGGGCGGACCTGGTGTCGGTACGACTGGATTCGGTCCGTACGGCGGGCGCGTCCCACAGCGGAGCCCCGGAGATGGTGGTCTTCGCCGCGACGGCCGCGGATGTGCACTCGGTGGTGTCGGGCGGCAACCGGGTCGTGGCGGAGGGCCGGCATACGCTCGGGAACGTGGGCGCGCTGCTCGGCGAGGCGATCGCCGAGGCGCGGGGAGAGAAGGAGTGA